A window from Pseudomonas sp. MRSN 12121 encodes these proteins:
- a CDS encoding SfnB family sulfur acquisition oxidoreductase, whose product MSSLADATVQSDLDVAPLLLPARVLRDDAQALQAAHELAALARHQAARRDQQRKLPWAEIEHFTRSGLGSIAIPREYGGPQVSFVTLAEVFAIISAADPALGQIPQNHFGILNLVLGSATERQKKQLFQSVLEGWRIGNAGPERGAKNTLELKARITADGDGYRLNGQKFYSTGALFAHWVAVKALNDDGKQVLAFVRRGTPGLRIVDDWSGFGQRTTASGTILLNDVRVDAELVVDNWRINQSPNIQGAVSQLIQAAIDAGIAREAIDDAIRFVRERSRPWVDAQVERASDDLYVIADIGKLKIELHAAEALLRKAGQVLDQVSAAPISAESAARASIAVAEAKVLTTEISLLASEKLFELAGSRATLAEFNLDRHWRNARVHTLHDPVRWKYHAVGTYHLNGTLPARHSWI is encoded by the coding sequence ATGTCCAGTCTGGCCGACGCAACTGTCCAGAGCGATCTGGACGTCGCCCCCCTGTTGTTGCCCGCACGGGTGCTGCGCGACGACGCGCAAGCCCTGCAAGCCGCCCATGAACTCGCCGCCCTCGCCCGCCACCAGGCGGCCCGGCGCGACCAGCAGCGCAAGCTGCCATGGGCGGAAATCGAACACTTCACCCGCAGTGGCCTGGGCAGTATCGCCATCCCGCGGGAATACGGCGGCCCGCAGGTGTCCTTCGTGACCCTGGCCGAAGTCTTCGCGATCATCTCCGCGGCCGACCCGGCCCTGGGGCAAATCCCGCAGAACCACTTCGGCATTCTCAACCTGGTCCTCGGCAGCGCTACCGAACGGCAGAAGAAGCAGCTGTTCCAGAGCGTGCTGGAAGGCTGGCGCATCGGTAATGCCGGCCCGGAACGCGGCGCCAAGAACACCCTGGAACTCAAGGCGCGGATCACCGCCGACGGCGACGGTTACCGGCTCAATGGCCAGAAGTTCTATTCCACCGGCGCCCTGTTCGCCCACTGGGTCGCGGTCAAGGCGCTGAACGACGACGGCAAGCAGGTGCTGGCCTTCGTCCGCCGCGGCACGCCGGGGCTGCGCATCGTCGATGACTGGTCCGGCTTCGGCCAGCGCACCACCGCCAGCGGCACCATCCTGCTCAACGATGTGCGGGTCGACGCCGAGCTGGTGGTGGACAACTGGCGCATCAACCAGTCGCCGAATATCCAGGGCGCGGTCTCGCAGTTGATCCAGGCAGCCATCGACGCCGGCATCGCCCGCGAAGCCATCGACGACGCCATCCGCTTTGTCCGCGAACGCTCGCGCCCCTGGGTCGACGCCCAGGTCGAGCGGGCCAGCGACGACCTCTACGTGATCGCCGACATCGGCAAGCTGAAAATCGAACTGCACGCCGCCGAAGCCCTGCTGCGCAAGGCCGGCCAGGTCCTGGACCAGGTCAGCGCGGCGCCGATCAGCGCCGAGTCCGCCGCCCGCGCCTCGATCGCCGTGGCCGAAGCCAAGGTGCTGACCACCGAGATCTCCTTGCTGGCCAGCGAAAAACTCTTCGAGCTGGCCGGCAGCCGCGCCACCCTCGCCGAATTCAACCTAGACCGGCACTGGCGCAACGCCCGGGTCCACACCCTGCACGATCCGGTGCGCTGGAAATACCACGCCGTCGGCACCTACCACCTGAACGGCACTCTGCCGGCTCGCCATTCCTGGATTTAA
- the tcyJ gene encoding cystine ABC transporter substrate-binding protein: protein MIFSALRRNILIGSLGLALGAGLLGQAVAGEQLQKIKDAGTINVGLEGTYPPFSYIDESGKLAGFEVEFSEALAQKLGVKVKLQPTKWDGILAALESKRLDAVINQVTISEERKKKYDFSTPYTVSGIQALTQKKDADKFKVAADLAGHKVGVGLGTNYEQWLKDNVPKAIIKTYDDDPTKYQDLRVGRIDAILVDRLAAFELIKKTNDTLAVSGEPFSRQEAGVALRKGEPELLAAVNKAIEELRADGTLKKLSEKYFNADVTQ, encoded by the coding sequence ATGATTTTTTCCGCACTTCGTCGAAATATCCTTATTGGCTCGCTGGGCCTGGCGCTGGGTGCCGGGCTGCTCGGGCAAGCGGTTGCCGGTGAGCAACTGCAAAAGATCAAGGACGCCGGCACCATCAACGTGGGCCTGGAAGGCACCTATCCTCCCTTCAGCTACATCGACGAGAGCGGCAAGCTGGCCGGCTTCGAAGTGGAGTTTTCCGAAGCCCTGGCGCAGAAGCTGGGCGTGAAGGTCAAACTGCAGCCGACCAAATGGGACGGCATCCTCGCCGCCCTGGAATCCAAGCGCCTGGACGCGGTGATCAACCAGGTGACCATCTCGGAGGAGCGCAAGAAGAAGTACGACTTCTCCACGCCCTACACCGTTTCCGGCATCCAGGCCCTGACCCAGAAGAAAGACGCAGACAAGTTCAAGGTCGCCGCCGACCTGGCCGGGCACAAGGTTGGCGTGGGCCTGGGCACCAACTACGAACAATGGCTCAAGGACAATGTGCCCAAGGCCATCATCAAGACCTACGACGACGATCCGACCAAGTACCAGGACCTGCGCGTAGGCCGGATCGACGCGATCCTGGTGGACCGCCTGGCCGCCTTCGAGCTGATCAAGAAAACCAACGACACCCTGGCCGTTTCCGGCGAACCCTTCTCCCGCCAGGAAGCCGGCGTGGCCCTGCGCAAAGGCGAACCCGAACTGCTGGCCGCAGTGAACAAGGCGATCGAGGAACTGCGCGCCGACGGCACGCTGAAGAAACTCTCGGAAAAGTACTTCAACGCTGACGTCACTCAATAA
- a CDS encoding SDR family oxidoreductase, whose amino-acid sequence MTEQTSKVAIVTGASRGIGAVIARQLAKDGFAVAINYASSATEASALVVELRQAGHRAIAVKANVADAADVRRLFDETEAQLGKVDALINNAGILEVLPLAQHSDELFERTFAINTRGTFNTLREAATRLNAGGRIVNFSSTTVALNLPGYAVYIASKAAVESLTQVFAKELRGRDITVNAVAPGPVATELFLHGKSEEQVQNFAKMPPLERLGQPADIAAVVAFLVSPAAGWVNGQILRANGGLA is encoded by the coding sequence ATGACTGAACAGACATCGAAAGTAGCAATCGTGACCGGCGCCTCTCGCGGCATCGGTGCCGTCATCGCTCGGCAACTGGCCAAGGACGGTTTCGCCGTCGCCATCAACTACGCCAGCAGCGCCACCGAAGCCTCGGCGCTGGTGGTGGAACTGCGCCAGGCCGGCCACCGCGCCATAGCGGTCAAGGCCAACGTCGCCGATGCCGCAGACGTGCGCCGGCTGTTCGACGAAACTGAAGCGCAACTGGGCAAGGTCGACGCGCTGATCAACAACGCCGGGATCCTTGAGGTCCTGCCGCTGGCGCAACACAGCGACGAACTGTTCGAGCGCACCTTCGCCATCAATACCCGCGGCACCTTCAACACCCTGCGCGAAGCCGCCACCCGCCTGAACGCCGGCGGCCGCATCGTCAACTTCTCCAGCACCACGGTGGCCCTGAACCTGCCGGGCTACGCGGTCTACATCGCCAGCAAGGCGGCGGTGGAATCCCTGACCCAGGTGTTTGCCAAGGAACTGCGCGGACGCGACATCACCGTCAACGCCGTGGCTCCCGGCCCGGTCGCCACCGAATTGTTCCTGCATGGCAAAAGCGAGGAGCAGGTCCAGAACTTCGCCAAAATGCCGCCCCTGGAGCGCCTCGGCCAGCCGGCAGACATCGCCGCTGTCGTGGCCTTCCTGGTCAGCCCGGCGGCAGGCTGGGTCAACGGGCAGATCCTGCGCGCCAACGGCGGCCTGGCCTGA
- the epsC gene encoding serine O-acetyltransferase EpsC, which translates to MSERSSHWQLQTIVSQLRDARDQWRTRNGRVSGEQGGRELPSRAAMAEILEALCGALFPMRLGPVDLREESEDFYVGHTLDAALNALLAQTRLELRYAARHGGETDADVNARAIRIIQDFALALPGLRVLLDTDVLAAYHGDPAARSVDEVLLCYPGILAVIHHRLAHHLYRAGLPLLARISAEIAHSATGIDIHPGAQIGRSFFIDHGTGVVIGETAIIGERVRIYQAVTLGAKRFPADEDGQLQKGHPRHPIVEDDVVIYAGATILGRITIGQGSTIGGNVWLTRSVPAGSNLTQANLQHDDGSQK; encoded by the coding sequence GTGAGCGAGCGTTCCAGCCATTGGCAATTGCAGACCATCGTCAGTCAACTGCGCGATGCCCGTGACCAGTGGCGTACCCGCAACGGCCGGGTCAGTGGCGAGCAGGGTGGCCGGGAATTGCCGTCGCGCGCGGCCATGGCCGAGATTCTCGAAGCGCTGTGCGGTGCGCTGTTCCCGATGCGCCTGGGGCCGGTGGACCTGCGCGAGGAAAGCGAGGATTTCTACGTCGGCCACACCCTGGACGCAGCCCTCAATGCGCTGCTGGCTCAGACCCGCCTGGAGCTGCGCTACGCCGCGCGCCACGGTGGCGAGACCGATGCCGACGTCAATGCCCGGGCCATTCGCATCATCCAGGATTTCGCCCTGGCCCTGCCGGGCCTGCGGGTGCTGCTCGACACCGACGTGCTGGCCGCCTACCACGGCGACCCGGCGGCGCGCAGCGTCGATGAAGTGCTGCTGTGCTACCCGGGCATCCTGGCGGTGATCCACCATCGCCTGGCCCACCACCTGTACCGCGCCGGCTTGCCGCTGCTGGCGCGGATCAGCGCGGAAATCGCCCACTCGGCGACCGGCATCGACATTCATCCGGGCGCGCAGATCGGCCGCAGTTTCTTCATCGACCATGGCACCGGCGTGGTGATCGGCGAAACCGCGATCATCGGCGAGCGCGTGCGCATCTACCAGGCCGTGACCCTGGGCGCCAAGCGCTTCCCGGCGGACGAGGACGGCCAGTTGCAGAAGGGCCATCCGCGCCACCCGATCGTCGAGGACGATGTGGTGATCTATGCCGGCGCGACCATCCTGGGGCGCATCACCATCGGCCAGGGCTCGACCATCGGCGGCAACGTCTGGCTGACCCGCAGCGTGCCGGCGGGAAGCAACCTGACCCAGGCCAACCTGCAGCACGACGATGGATCGCAGAAGTAG
- a CDS encoding LLM class flavin-dependent oxidoreductase has translation MAAPQTAKKKILLNAFNMNCIGHINHGLWTHPRDNSTQYKTLEYWTELAQLLERGLFDGLFIADIVGVYDVYQNSLDVTLKESIQLPVNDPLLLVSAMAAVTRNLGFGLTANLTYEPPYLFARRMSTLDHLSRGRVGWNIVTGYLDSAAKAMGLDQQAEHDRRYDQADEYLEVLYKLWEGSWEDDAVIDDREQRIYARPDKVHKVEHQGEFYRVEGYHLCEPSPQRTPVLFQAGSSDRGLAFAGRHAECVFISGQNKASTRAQVDKVRASAVAAGRDPADIKVFMGLNVIVAETEELAWKKHAEYRSHASAEAGVAHFSASTAIDFSQYEIDEPIQYVKSNAIQSATRNLQNNDWTRRKLLDQHALGGRYFTVVGSPQQVADDLESWIAETGLDGFNLTRIVTPESYVDFIDLVIPELQRRGSYKTAYDSGTLREKLFQREARLPEQHTGADYRR, from the coding sequence ATGGCCGCGCCGCAAACCGCCAAGAAGAAAATCCTGCTCAATGCCTTCAACATGAACTGCATCGGGCATATCAACCATGGCCTGTGGACCCACCCGCGGGACAACTCGACCCAGTACAAGACCCTCGAATACTGGACCGAGCTGGCACAGCTGCTGGAACGCGGGCTGTTCGACGGGCTGTTCATCGCCGACATCGTCGGGGTCTACGACGTCTACCAGAACTCGCTGGACGTGACGCTCAAGGAGTCCATCCAGCTGCCGGTCAACGACCCGCTGCTGCTGGTGTCGGCCATGGCCGCGGTGACCCGCAACCTCGGCTTCGGCCTCACCGCCAACCTCACCTACGAGCCGCCGTACCTGTTCGCCCGGCGCATGTCGACGCTGGACCACTTGAGCCGTGGCCGGGTCGGCTGGAATATCGTCACCGGTTACCTGGACAGCGCCGCCAAGGCCATGGGCCTGGACCAGCAGGCCGAGCACGACCGGCGCTACGACCAGGCCGACGAATACCTGGAGGTGCTCTACAAACTCTGGGAAGGCAGCTGGGAAGACGACGCGGTGATCGACGACCGCGAACAGCGGATCTATGCCCGGCCGGACAAGGTGCACAAGGTCGAGCACCAGGGCGAGTTCTACCGGGTCGAGGGCTATCACCTGTGCGAGCCCTCGCCGCAGCGCACGCCGGTGCTGTTCCAGGCCGGCAGTTCGGACCGCGGCCTGGCGTTCGCCGGGCGCCACGCCGAATGCGTGTTCATCAGCGGGCAGAACAAGGCCTCGACCCGGGCCCAGGTGGACAAGGTGCGCGCCAGCGCCGTGGCGGCCGGACGCGACCCCGCAGACATCAAGGTGTTCATGGGGCTCAACGTGATAGTCGCCGAGACCGAGGAACTGGCCTGGAAGAAGCACGCCGAGTACCGCAGCCACGCCAGCGCCGAGGCCGGGGTGGCGCATTTCTCGGCGTCCACCGCCATCGACTTTTCCCAGTACGAAATCGACGAGCCGATCCAGTACGTGAAGAGCAACGCCATCCAGTCGGCCACCCGGAACCTGCAGAACAACGACTGGACCCGGCGCAAGCTGCTCGACCAGCACGCCCTGGGCGGGCGCTACTTCACCGTGGTCGGCTCGCCGCAGCAGGTGGCCGACGACCTGGAATCCTGGATCGCCGAAACCGGCCTCGACGGCTTCAACCTGACCCGCATCGTCACCCCGGAAAGTTATGTCGACTTCATCGACCTGGTGATCCCCGAGCTGCAACGCCGCGGCTCGTACAAGACCGCCTACGACAGCGGCACCTTGCGCGAAAAGCTGTTCCAGCGCGAGGCGCGACTGCCGGAGCAACACACTGGCGCGGACTACCGCCGCTAA
- the tcyN gene encoding L-cystine ABC transporter ATP-binding protein TcyN gives MIVVEKLTKQFKGQTVLNGIDLTVAEGEVVAIIGPSGSGKTTFLRCLNFLEEPTSGRIKVGAIEIDGSRPLSQQQGLVRQLRQQVGFVFQNFNLFPHRTALENVIEGPLVVKKTPREQALALGRGLLAKVGLAGKEDAYPRRLSGGQQQRVAIARALAMEPEVILFDEPTSALDPELVGEVLATIRGLAEEKRTMVIVTHEMGFARDVANRVIFFDKGVIVEQGEAKALFANPREERTRQFLSKFLTSGHSA, from the coding sequence ATGATTGTGGTTGAAAAACTGACGAAGCAGTTCAAGGGTCAGACCGTCCTCAATGGCATCGACCTGACGGTGGCGGAAGGCGAAGTGGTCGCCATCATCGGCCCCAGTGGCTCGGGCAAGACCACCTTCCTGCGCTGCCTGAATTTTCTCGAAGAACCTACCAGCGGCCGGATCAAGGTCGGCGCTATCGAAATCGATGGCAGCCGCCCCCTGAGCCAGCAGCAGGGCTTGGTGCGGCAACTGCGCCAGCAGGTGGGTTTCGTGTTCCAGAACTTCAACCTGTTCCCCCATCGCACCGCCCTGGAAAACGTCATCGAAGGCCCGCTGGTGGTGAAGAAGACGCCCCGCGAGCAGGCGCTGGCCCTGGGCCGTGGGCTGCTGGCCAAGGTCGGCCTGGCGGGCAAGGAAGACGCCTACCCGCGGCGCCTCTCCGGCGGCCAGCAACAGCGCGTGGCGATTGCCCGGGCGCTGGCGATGGAGCCGGAAGTGATCCTGTTCGACGAGCCGACCTCGGCCCTCGACCCCGAGCTGGTGGGCGAGGTGCTGGCGACCATCCGCGGCCTGGCCGAGGAAAAACGCACCATGGTCATCGTCACCCACGAAATGGGCTTCGCCCGCGACGTGGCCAACCGGGTGATCTTCTTCGACAAGGGCGTGATCGTCGAGCAAGGCGAAGCCAAGGCCCTGTTCGCCAACCCCAGGGAAGAACGCACCCGGCAGTTCCTCAGCAAGTTCCTCACCTCCGGCCATTCGGCCTGA
- the tcyL gene encoding cystine ABC transporter permease → MEAGFQLALDSAPFLLKGAYYTVILSLGGMFFGLLLGFGLALMRLSRFKLLSWIARIYVSFFRGTPLLVQLFVIYYGLPQLGLELDPLPAALIGFSLNMAAYACEILRAAIGSIERGQWEAAASIGMTRAQTLRRAILPQAMRTALPPLGNSFISLVKDTALAATIQVPELFRQAQLITARTFEIFTMYLAAALIYWVLASVLAHLQNRLEARVNRHDQES, encoded by the coding sequence ATGGAAGCAGGTTTTCAGCTTGCTCTGGACTCCGCGCCCTTTCTCCTGAAGGGCGCGTACTACACGGTCATCCTCAGCCTCGGCGGCATGTTCTTCGGACTGCTGCTGGGCTTCGGCCTGGCGCTGATGCGCCTGTCGCGCTTCAAGCTGCTGAGCTGGATCGCCCGCATCTACGTGTCGTTCTTTCGCGGCACACCGTTGCTGGTGCAGCTGTTCGTGATCTATTACGGCCTGCCGCAGCTGGGGCTCGAGCTGGACCCGCTGCCGGCGGCGCTGATCGGCTTTTCCTTGAACATGGCGGCCTATGCCTGCGAGATCCTGCGCGCGGCCATCGGCTCCATCGAGCGCGGGCAGTGGGAAGCGGCGGCCAGCATCGGCATGACCCGGGCGCAGACCCTGCGCCGGGCGATCCTGCCGCAGGCCATGCGCACCGCCCTGCCGCCTTTGGGCAACAGCTTTATCTCGCTGGTCAAGGACACCGCCCTGGCCGCCACCATCCAGGTGCCGGAGCTGTTCCGCCAGGCGCAGCTGATCACCGCCCGGACCTTCGAAATCTTCACCATGTATCTTGCCGCCGCGCTGATCTACTGGGTTCTGGCCAGCGTGCTGGCGCACTTGCAGAACCGCCTGGAAGCGCGGGTCAATCGGCACGACCAGGAGTCCTGA
- a CDS encoding SfnB family sulfur acquisition oxidoreductase: MTLSPHVAVITSDEQALIVASDLAEDFKRDSALRDRERRLPHPELEAFSRSGLWGISVPKEYGGAGVSNVTLARVIALIAQADGSLGQIPQNHFYALEVLRVNGSEAQKKRLYAEVLAGQRFGNALAELGTRTAHDRTTRLTPDTHEGQSGYRINGRKFYSTGALYAQRIPTSVVDENGVQQLAFVPAGSRGLNVIDDWSGFGQRTTGSGSVVFEDVFVAAEDVIPFQSAFERPTPVGPLAQILHAAIDTGIARAAYEDALHFVRTRTRPWIDAGSDKATEDPLTLKSFGQLSIRLHATEALLERAGEFLDAAQAETNAATVAAASIAIAEARAISTEISLAAGSTLFELAGSQATLAEHGLDRHWRNARVHTLHDPVRWKYHAVGNYYLNETNPPLRGTI; the protein is encoded by the coding sequence ATGACTCTTTCCCCACACGTCGCGGTCATAACCAGCGATGAGCAAGCCCTGATCGTCGCCAGCGACCTGGCCGAGGATTTCAAGCGCGACAGCGCCCTGCGCGACCGCGAACGCCGCCTGCCCCACCCCGAACTCGAAGCCTTCTCCCGCTCTGGCCTGTGGGGCATCAGCGTGCCCAAGGAATACGGCGGCGCCGGCGTCTCCAACGTCACCCTGGCCCGGGTCATCGCCCTGATCGCCCAGGCCGACGGTTCCCTCGGGCAGATTCCGCAGAACCATTTCTACGCCCTCGAAGTGCTGCGGGTGAATGGCAGCGAGGCGCAGAAAAAACGCCTGTACGCCGAGGTCCTGGCCGGCCAGCGCTTCGGCAACGCCCTGGCCGAACTGGGCACCCGCACCGCCCATGACCGCACCACCCGCCTGACCCCGGATACCCACGAAGGGCAAAGCGGCTATCGCATCAACGGTCGCAAGTTCTACTCCACCGGCGCCCTCTACGCCCAGCGCATCCCCACCTCGGTGGTGGACGAAAACGGCGTGCAGCAGCTGGCCTTCGTGCCGGCCGGCAGCCGCGGCCTGAACGTGATCGACGACTGGAGCGGCTTCGGCCAGCGCACCACCGGCAGCGGTTCGGTGGTGTTCGAGGACGTATTCGTCGCCGCCGAAGACGTGATCCCCTTCCAGAGCGCCTTCGAGCGGCCGACCCCCGTCGGCCCGCTGGCGCAGATCCTCCATGCGGCCATCGATACCGGCATTGCCCGCGCGGCGTATGAGGATGCCCTGCACTTCGTGCGCACCCGCACCCGGCCGTGGATCGACGCGGGCAGCGACAAGGCCACCGAAGACCCACTGACCCTCAAGAGCTTCGGCCAGCTGAGCATCCGCCTGCACGCCACCGAGGCGTTGCTGGAGCGTGCCGGGGAGTTCCTCGACGCCGCCCAGGCCGAGACCAACGCCGCAACCGTGGCCGCCGCCTCCATCGCGATCGCCGAGGCCCGCGCCATCAGCACCGAGATTTCCCTGGCCGCCGGCAGCACCCTGTTCGAGCTGGCCGGCAGCCAGGCGACCCTGGCCGAGCACGGCCTGGACCGCCACTGGCGCAACGCCCGGGTGCACACCCTGCACGACCCGGTGCGCTGGAAGTACCACGCGGTGGGCAACTACTACCTCAACGAGACGAACCCGCCACTGCGGGGGACCATCTGA
- the betT gene encoding choline transporter BetT: MNPPVFYFAASFILAFGLVVIALPEQAGAWLLAAQNWAANTVGWYYMLAMTLYLVFVVVTALSGYGKIKLGADHDEPEFSYLSWAGMLFAAGISITLFFFCVSEPLTHMLQPPQGEAGTADAARQGMQILFLHWGLHGWGVFAFVGMALAYFAYRHNLPLALRSALYPLIGKRINGPIGYAVDGFGIIATVFGLGADMGFGVLHLNSGLDYLFGIAHTQWVQVGLISLMMGAAIVVAVSGVDKGVRVMSDINMLLACALLLFVLFAGPTQHLLNTLIQNLGDYLGALPTKSFDLYAYDEPSDWLGGWTVFYWAWWIAWSPFVGLFIARISRGRTIREFVFGVLLIPLGFTLAWMSIFGNSAIDQVLNHGMSALGMSAIDNPSMTLYLLLETYPWSKTVIAVTVFISFVFFVTSADSGTVVLSTLSARGGNADEDGPKWLRVFWGAMTALVTSALLFAGSIDSLKSAVVLTSLPFSMILLLMMWGLHKAFYLESQKQIAQLHSLAPVASSSRRGKGGWRQRLSQAVHFPSRDEVYRFLDQTVRPAIEEVTAVFVEKGLNVIAQPDPANDSVSLEIGHGDQHPFVYQVQMRGYFTPSFARGGMGPKEMRNRRYYRAEVHLAEGSQDYDLMGYTKDQIINDILDQYERHMQFLHLVR, encoded by the coding sequence ATGAACCCGCCGGTGTTCTATTTCGCCGCAAGCTTCATCCTGGCCTTCGGCCTGGTCGTGATCGCCCTGCCGGAACAGGCTGGCGCCTGGCTGCTGGCCGCGCAGAACTGGGCGGCCAATACGGTCGGCTGGTACTACATGCTGGCCATGACCCTGTACCTGGTCTTCGTGGTGGTCACGGCCCTGTCCGGCTACGGCAAGATCAAGCTCGGCGCCGACCACGACGAGCCCGAATTCAGTTACCTGTCCTGGGCCGGCATGCTGTTCGCCGCCGGGATCAGCATCACGCTGTTCTTCTTCTGCGTCTCGGAACCCCTGACCCACATGCTGCAACCGCCCCAGGGCGAGGCGGGCACCGCGGACGCCGCGCGTCAGGGCATGCAGATCCTCTTCCTGCACTGGGGCCTGCACGGCTGGGGCGTGTTCGCCTTCGTCGGCATGGCCCTGGCGTACTTCGCCTATCGGCACAACCTGCCGCTGGCCCTGCGTTCGGCGCTGTACCCGTTGATCGGCAAGCGCATCAACGGTCCCATCGGCTATGCGGTGGACGGCTTCGGCATCATCGCCACGGTCTTCGGCCTCGGTGCCGACATGGGCTTTGGCGTATTGCACCTCAACTCCGGGCTGGATTACCTGTTCGGCATCGCTCACACCCAATGGGTCCAGGTGGGCCTGATCAGCCTGATGATGGGCGCGGCGATCGTCGTCGCGGTCTCCGGCGTCGACAAGGGCGTGCGGGTGATGTCCGACATCAACATGCTGCTGGCCTGTGCGCTGCTGCTGTTCGTGCTGTTCGCCGGCCCCACCCAGCATCTGCTCAATACCCTGATCCAGAACCTTGGCGACTACCTCGGCGCCTTGCCGACCAAGAGCTTCGACCTCTACGCCTATGACGAACCCAGCGACTGGCTGGGTGGCTGGACCGTGTTCTACTGGGCCTGGTGGATTGCCTGGTCGCCGTTCGTGGGCCTGTTCATCGCGCGGATTTCCCGTGGCCGCACCATCCGCGAGTTCGTCTTCGGCGTGCTGCTGATTCCCCTGGGTTTCACCCTGGCCTGGATGTCGATCTTCGGCAACAGCGCCATCGACCAGGTGCTCAACCACGGCATGAGCGCGCTGGGCATGTCGGCCATCGACAACCCGTCGATGACCCTCTACCTGCTGCTGGAAACCTACCCGTGGAGCAAAACCGTCATCGCCGTGACGGTGTTCATCAGCTTCGTGTTCTTCGTCACTTCGGCCGACTCCGGCACCGTGGTGCTCTCGACCCTGTCGGCCCGTGGCGGCAACGCCGACGAAGACGGGCCGAAATGGCTGCGGGTGTTCTGGGGTGCGATGACCGCGCTGGTCACCAGCGCGCTGCTGTTCGCCGGCAGCATCGACTCGCTGAAGTCGGCGGTGGTGCTGACCTCGCTGCCGTTCTCGATGATCCTGTTGCTGATGATGTGGGGGCTGCACAAGGCCTTCTACCTCGAGTCGCAGAAGCAGATCGCCCAGTTGCACTCGCTGGCGCCGGTGGCTTCGTCTTCGCGGCGCGGCAAGGGTGGTTGGCGCCAGCGCCTGAGCCAGGCGGTGCATTTCCCGTCGCGCGACGAGGTGTACCGCTTCCTCGACCAGACGGTGCGTCCGGCCATCGAAGAAGTGACGGCGGTGTTCGTCGAGAAAGGCCTGAACGTGATCGCCCAGCCGGACCCGGCCAACGACAGCGTCAGCCTGGAGATCGGCCATGGCGACCAGCACCCGTTCGTCTATCAGGTGCAGATGCGCGGCTACTTCACGCCGTCCTTCGCCCGCGGTGGCATGGGGCCCAAGGAAATGCGCAACCGGCGTTACTACCGTGCCGAGGTGCACCTGGCCGAAGGTAGCCAGGATTACGACCTGATGGGCTACACCAAGGACCAGATCATCAACGACATCCTCGACCAGTACGAACGGCACATGCAGTTCCTGCACCTGGTGCGTTGA
- a CDS encoding D-cysteine desulfhydrase, which translates to MIKQQLDRFDRLDLLGGATALEKLERLSAWLGRDVYVKRDDTTPLAMGGNKLRKLEYLAADALAQGADTLITAGAIQSNHVRQTAAIAAKLGLGCVALLENPIGTDDSNYLGNGNRLLLDLFDAKVELVDNLDNADEQLQALAERLRSNGKQPYVVPIGGSNALGALGYVRAGLELAEQIGNTGLEFAAVVLASGSAGTHSGLALALSEVLPRLPVIGVTVSRTDEAQRPKVQGLAERTAELLGVALPQSFKVELWDEYFAPRYGEPNAGTLAAVKLLASQEGLLLDPVYTGKAMAGLLDGIGRQRFDDGPILFLHTGGAPALFAYAGSFA; encoded by the coding sequence ATGATCAAACAACAGCTCGACCGCTTTGACCGTCTCGACCTGCTAGGCGGCGCCACCGCCCTGGAAAAACTCGAACGCCTGTCCGCCTGGCTGGGCCGCGATGTCTACGTCAAGCGCGACGACACCACGCCGCTGGCCATGGGCGGCAACAAACTGCGCAAGCTCGAATACCTCGCCGCCGATGCCCTGGCCCAGGGCGCGGATACCCTGATTACCGCCGGCGCCATCCAGTCCAACCATGTGCGCCAGACCGCGGCCATCGCCGCCAAGCTGGGCCTGGGCTGCGTGGCCCTGCTGGAAAACCCCATCGGCACCGACGACAGCAATTACCTGGGCAACGGCAACCGCCTGCTGCTCGACCTGTTCGACGCCAAGGTCGAGCTCGTGGACAACCTGGACAACGCCGACGAACAACTCCAGGCCCTGGCCGAGCGCCTGCGCAGCAATGGCAAGCAGCCCTATGTCGTGCCGATCGGCGGCTCCAATGCCCTGGGCGCGCTGGGTTATGTGCGCGCCGGCCTGGAACTGGCGGAGCAGATCGGCAACACCGGGCTCGAATTCGCCGCCGTGGTCCTGGCCTCGGGCAGCGCCGGCACCCACAGCGGCCTGGCCCTGGCCTTGAGCGAGGTATTGCCGCGATTGCCGGTGATCGGCGTGACCGTCTCGCGCACCGACGAAGCCCAGCGCCCCAAGGTCCAGGGCCTCGCCGAGCGCACCGCCGAATTGCTCGGCGTGGCGCTGCCGCAAAGCTTCAAGGTGGAGCTGTGGGATGAGTATTTCGCGCCCCGTTACGGCGAGCCGAACGCCGGCACCCTGGCCGCGGTGAAGCTGCTGGCGAGCCAGGAAGGCCTGTTGCTGGACCCGGTCTACACCGGCAAGGCCATGGCCGGGCTGCTCGACGGCATCGGTCGCCAGCGTTTCGACGACGGCCCGATCCTCTTCCTGCATACCGGCGGGGCGCCGGCGCTGTTTGCCTATGCCGGATCGTTCGCCTGA